cagaaggaaagaggaagaaaaatggagagagacaTAAAGCGCGTGAGAAAGAGAGTGTTATTTCCTGTAAAGTCTGTCTACagggagaaaacaaaatgagaaaagccCACTTTAACCTCAAGTCATTTTGGAATAAAGCTAAACTGACAGACCACACTGCTTTGACGACATGCCCAAAACTACAGTTTACTTTCCATTTCCTCAACAagtacacacagcacagattcagtcactttttattttaagtatttatttttgcataaatATTTGTagtattatatttttttaggaGGGAAAACTGgaaatttttttcagtttaatgttttgttgtttacttATGTTGCTGCTTGTGTCAGCACTGTATCCGGTGAGACGCTGGCAGCGTGTGTTCTCAGtgtgctgctctctctgccCTATTAGCTGGTTGTTTGAGGGCTGATGGTTAGTTTAGTTAGTTTAACAGAAATCTAACTGTCTCTGGGCcctttgtgcatttttgtgtctgtgctcatgTGCATACAGGCTTTGGATGTGCACACACTTCGCTCACATCAATGATAAGGTTTAGAATGTCTCACCCCTTGGAGAGTGACTGATGAACATACTGATGGGCGATAAGATGTGGGTGTTTTTGTATCGTAAAACTCAAGGTGCCGTAATGACATGCTCCATTTCGGTTGATTTGTCTGTTGTAACGATGAGCAGCTGCATCCAGTCTTGTGGTGCTTCACAGGATGTGATCTCATGTTTACAGACAGatacacgcgcgcacacacactcatttattcCTTACACAGCTCATCTTAGTTTCCTGTCCATGCCTAAACCTTAATTTATCTTGTCCTGGTGGCTGTGATACATATTACAGAGTCAGTTTAATATATAGTGAAAGGCACTTTATTTTGAGATGTACAAACTTACCTAACAACACATAAGGATGACTGACTTTAGGAGTATACATTCCTGACTGACTGTGATCCACAGTCAGTTGAAAGTAAAGGGATAGTTTGAAATTTGTTTAATCATTATGATGTATTTATAGTTATTTTCTGGTGCCAATATTGATACATGCTTGTTAGATAGGGCAAGGCAAGTCCCATTATCAGAGTTCAGGCAGGGTGTGGCacttttcacacacatgcaattcAGAAGTCTGTAATTAAGGTGAAGTAATGAATTACAAATGCTGTAGTACATGGCACTGTTTTTGAAGGTGTCCTCAGTTTACTTTTCATGCCTAAAACTTTTGTTCAGTACAGTattttaatattctttgcagcaACCTGCAGCTAGACTTCTTGGTTTGTATTACACCACTACCTGTGTGTATCACACCCTTGTAGTACTTCATTTTAGGTTTATGTTGGACTGAACATGCTAATAAACAGGCTCAAGTAATCAAAACAACTCTATGTAAGCTACAACACGCACCTTGTTTGCCACGATTAAAGAGCTAAATACCTGTCACATAAAATGCTTGTTCTATCATATCTCTCCTTATCTTTGATAAGATATAAAGACCAATACCAATATTTAAACACTGGATTCAGTTTACATGTTACACCAAACACAGTATAAAGAAATCTTACAGGAACGGTGCCTGAGCTACTTTCTGTGCACCGATAACGTTCGTCACAGCTAATGAAGTGCATGGATATGGACAGTACCTTACCAATGAGTAATTTATACCCCCCCCCTAAAATCAGATCAACGAGTATTCATTTATTCTCATGACAAGATTATACCTCGATTACACCTGTGAAGACAACATATGTGCTTGTCTGGGAGTGGGGACCACACAAGGCACTTGTTCCCATGCCCCCCACCCACTCCTTCCCATTACTGCCACTGACCTCTGTCTGATCTCAGGAAGCAATCTGAGTAATTCCTTCAGTTTTACTTAGAAAGTActtgaaaataatgaatgttAGCCAGCAGCAATTTAAACCATAGATTAATCATGCGTTGTGTTTGATTAACCTCTGTTGTATatcattttaaacatcttttagttctggactgttggtcagacaaaacaagaagatGTCTCCTTGGGAGAaattttgctgattttgattGATCAAAAGTGTAATGAACTGATAAATCATggaaaatgatgaatgaaaattatttttagtaGCAACCCTAGCTCTATTTGTGACTTTCATGTACACAACATAGTTATCTTAGTTGAATTGAGGTTGGAACTGGAGGAAGCATAACCAAATTAACAGATGATGTTGTGTTTTGGTTCAGTGCCCGGCCCAGAACGGAGACTTTTGCTTCAGTGCTGAATAAGTAAatttagaaacacaaaaacaaacacaagtccCTCTATACTGTGGATTTGAATGATCTTATTTCAAAGCAGAAACAAGATGTTTTCTGTGGGCTGCCATTCTTCCACACATTGACCTGGACTTCTTGAGGCAAGGATATGAAGAGATGATCAAACCGTCAATTTTTAGACTTCTTATTTACCGACCAAACAGCAGTCTCTGTTTGTCATTAACACTTGGCTCTAGACTCCATTACTCTTGAGAGGAACATTTGATTAGTATTTTCATAAAGCTGAAACTGCAACAGTTTTTGATGATGACTCATTTGCTTATCTTGTGATCTGTTTGGTTTTATGCTGGCCTGCTGAGGGCTATCCTAGTTTCATCACATTAAAATAGTACTTGTCTcttccacacaaacataaaagccATTTGATAGGCCTGCTTGGAACTTGTGCATGTCACAAGGGTTGGAAATGATCTCTGATAAAtaatttatctgtgtgtgttttccatggGGCACGTATGCTATCACAAACGCTCACCTGTCCTCTTGTGCACATCCATTTTTCTTCaactaaaaacactgacatgggTCTAACACTTAAAATGTGGTTTAATAAAcatacaattttaaaaaaatacaagaagaaaacaaaaacataagtaAAATACaatccattttttgttttcaagctAATACATTATCAGTTCAGATTTTTCTCTACAGGCCATTGATCATTTCACTTATCAGTTTAATTTATATATCTGAGCAATCTACATTTCCTTCAGCTCTGTCAGAATCAACAATGAGTCACTACGATTAGTTTAAATGTACTGGAGCATGACATTGTTGCATGAATAAAGCTTTAGGTACTAACTAACCACAGTTTTGCAAATAGGCCCATAAAGCCACAAATATCCAGATGTGATTTTTGTGGTAAAATCCAACCACTTAGACCTCACCTCTTGGTCTAATAATACTTAAAACTGCCATCCTGTTTTTGATCTTTTGTGCTGTAATTTTCCCCGGCAGGTAAGATCCATCCCAATGTTATTCACAGCAGATGTCAGagtctgcaggttttcagtGCAAGCAAACATCTTCCTCACTTGGTGAGGAAGATGTGCTGATCACTGCAAAACTCTGAAGACTAACTGGACAAAATTCACAAACTTGACTGAAATAGTAcacaataaaattaaacatatggagccaaaacaaataacacaacATGACAGCCTAAAAGTGAACAAAATGTGTGCAGGCAgtgaacatgaaaataaaaataaaggcacattaaaaaaaaaaacaaaaaaaaaacatctaaaccAGTATACTTTTATTAAGCGTAATTAGCCAccatgatttattttctttgtaaatgtaAAGCACAACTTTTCACCCCTCAATTCATCATCATTCCAGCCCTGAGAGCACAGCTGATTTTGCATACATGGACAAATGATTATTGCAAAATCAGTTACAGTACATTACGGGACAGTGCATCAGGCACAATGGCAGATAACTTCAGACCAGCCGCTGTGCAAGCCCTAAATACAAATGATCTGAATGAGTTTCAACAAGTGAGTTGCTGAGATTTGTTGCAGCTTTGAGGGTTTGCAAAATTGACCCTATGGAGGACTTTAATGGAGACACTagtttggcatttctgtactGCAATTTGTTACTTGTCtactcacatatacacagataCGAATATATATGAAATAAGATAATatcagccttttttttaaaaaaaaaaactctgctgctgtttgatagTGGGCTCTCTGATTGTGGATCTCTAGTAGTTTTCATCACCTCCAGCTTGGGGTGCGAGCTATAACTTCCTCATCCCGAAGTATGAATCGTGCTTGGACTCCAGGGGCAATTGCCATACCCGAGTGATACTCATAGACATCATAAGAGGGGTGCTCAACGACAGTGCTAGGTCTGAATTTAGTTGCCCATTGCCACTTCCACCATGCATAGTGATTTGTGGCTTTATCTGCTGAGGTATAGAACCCGACCCAAGACTTCTTAAATTCGGACCTCCACTCACTGAAAGTCTTCTTAACAAATAAGCGAGCACAAGCCTTGCCATCCTTTACAAAGAGCTGGAGTAATGCATTGTTGCCTGCTATAGGGATTGCTTTGGGATTCTTAAACTCAACACCTCTACATATCTCCTCTCCCACCACTCTCCAGAAGCAGCACCGTCTTCTCACCTTATGCAGCCGGGCCTGAAGGCTGTCATTCAGGGGTGCTGAAGTATCACAGCTACCTGCTTCTCTGTACCCAATGCACTCATAAGTCCTGCTGGCCTCCTGGTCCTCGTTGCTCTTGAAAAGCACAACCATCACTCCATCTCTTAGACGATGTTCAGGAATGTTTCTCCAAACAATCCTGGCTTTTCCTTTCTTGCCTGTTGTCACCTCAAGTTGTATCTCGTCATCCTGATCCTCTAGGTATGGTTGTAAAATCCCCAGACCATTAGCAGCAATGacattattttgtctgttttctgggATGTTCACAACAAAATCAGGTTGTGTGTTTCTTCTCACTGAATGTTGAGGTCTCCTGTTGGGTTGGTTAGAGGAGTACTTTTCCTGGAtcacaataaacagcagcagtccAAGACAAGCAAGGTCACcccatgtgtttctgatgtCCCTTAACTGTAAATCACCAGCGTTACTTCTGAAGTggtctctgagctctgacagtGACTGTTGGTTTTCTTCCACGGAAAATTCTCTAATCTCTCTCAAAAGGTTGATAGTGACCTGGTATGTATGTTCTGGATCATATCTAGTCCCCTGATTTTCAGAAGTCTCATAATGCTGTGTGATGTACACTTGGTCAATCCTTTGCCATCCTGTGTTCTGCTCCCTGACTCTGAATATGATCCGGTCCCTGTTTCTTCCCGCGTACTCTCTCCGGGGATGGACAACATAATTTGGAAGTTGCTCAGAGGAAGTTGCTTGATTGAGATTGCCAACAGTGTAGTACCGGTGTCTGATATTTCCATAAGGCAGTGGGTCCAGCAGGCTCTCATAGTTGCCATAATGATGTGAGCCGTAATCTCCATTGTTTGGATTGAAGGTCAGTCTTATTATATTGTTATTGTCAATATCAACTATGTTAGCAAACCAGTGGAGCAGCAGAAGACTGTGCTTGGGCACAGTGTGGCCAAAGTCGATTTTCTTCAAATCATTGATTGAATTGAGCTTTTGTATAGCTGACACAGAGGTCAAAGCGAGGAACAAGGCTACCCAACAACTTGTGACTCTTCCCGACATCCTCATCATCCtgtaattatatttaaaatgttattgGCTGCATTATTCATCCATACTGTAAATTTTCAATCCGTGCATGTATTTGTAACAAATGCTGGATCTATTGATTCTTTTCATGATTGATATATATGTTTCATAGTATCTGTTTATTTCGATGACTAGATCATCCTTACATTTAACACAGGTTAAAATTCATAGTTATAAGCAAATTGTAACAA
The window above is part of the Toxotes jaculatrix isolate fToxJac2 chromosome 18, fToxJac2.pri, whole genome shotgun sequence genome. Proteins encoded here:
- the LOC121197893 gene encoding uncharacterized protein LOC121197893, encoding MMRMSGRVTSCWVALFLALTSVSAIQKLNSINDLKKIDFGHTVPKHSLLLLHWFANIVDIDNNNIIRLTFNPNNGDYGSHHYGNYESLLDPLPYGNIRHRYYTVGNLNQATSSEQLPNYVVHPRREYAGRNRDRIIFRVREQNTGWQRIDQVYITQHYETSENQGTRYDPEHTYQVTINLLREIREFSVEENQQSLSELRDHFRSNAGDLQLRDIRNTWGDLACLGLLLFIVIQEKYSSNQPNRRPQHSVRRNTQPDFVVNIPENRQNNVIAANGLGILQPYLEDQDDEIQLEVTTGKKGKARIVWRNIPEHRLRDGVMVVLFKSNEDQEASRTYECIGYREAGSCDTSAPLNDSLQARLHKVRRRCCFWRVVGEEICRGVEFKNPKAIPIAGNNALLQLFVKDGKACARLFVKKTFSEWRSEFKKSWVGFYTSADKATNHYAWWKWQWATKFRPSTVVEHPSYDVYEYHSGMAIAPGVQARFILRDEEVIARTPSWR